Proteins from one Gossypium raimondii isolate GPD5lz chromosome 8, ASM2569854v1, whole genome shotgun sequence genomic window:
- the LOC105790835 gene encoding protein SENESCENCE-ASSOCIATED GENE 21, mitochondrial — protein sequence MARSFSNAKLFSTFVVDGISNVISRRGYAAASQGIVSSGIRGGAGRSAAAVVKKTGEEMSGGAKEKVSWVPDPVTGCYRPENCANETDVAELRATLLKK from the exons ATGGCTCGCTCTTTCTCAAACGCTAAGCTTTTCTCTACTTTCGTTGTCGATGGAATCTCTAACGTTATCTCCAG aCGAGGATATGCGGCGGCGTCACAAGGAATTGTGTCGAGTGGAATAAGAGGAGGAGCAGGAAGGAGCGCTGCTGCGGTAGTCAAGAAAACAGGGGAAGAGATGTCTGGCGGAGCTAAAGAGAAGGTTTCATGGGTTCCCGACCCGGTTACCGGATGCTACAGACCCGAGAACTGTGCCAACGAGACCGACGTGGCGGAGCTCAGAGCCACCCTCTTGAAGAAGtag
- the LOC105790834 gene encoding protein SENESCENCE-ASSOCIATED GENE 21, mitochondrial, with protein MARSLSNAKLFSTFVVDGISNVISRRGYAAASQGIVSSGIRGGAGRSAATVAKKTGEDMSGGAKEKVSWVPDPVTGCYRPENCPNEIDVAELRSMLLKKH; from the exons ATGGCTCGCTCTCTCTCCAACGCTAAGCTTTTCTCTACTTTTGTCGTCGATGGAATCTCTAACGTTATCTCCAG acGAGGATATGCGGCGGCATCACAAGGAATTGTGTCGAGTGGAATAAGAGGAGGAGCGGGCAGGAGCGCTGCTACGGTGGCCAAGAAAACAGGGGAAGATATGTCTGGCGGAGCTAAAGAGAAGGTTTCGTGGGTTCCCGACCCGGTTACCGGATGCTACAGACCCGAGAACTGTCCCAATGAGATCGACGTGGCCGAGCTCAGATCCATGCTCTTGAAGAAGCACTAA